A single genomic interval of Nerophis lumbriciformis linkage group LG17, RoL_Nlum_v2.1, whole genome shotgun sequence harbors:
- the LOC133614506 gene encoding claudin-3-like: MSAGLELIGISLCILGWIIAIVACALPMWRVTAFIGSNIVTAQIIWEGLWMTCVVQSTGQMQCKVYDSMLALSQDLQAARALTVISILLAILAVLVAITGAKCTNCIEDEASKSKVMIISGVFFIVSGFMQLIPVSWSANTIIRDFYNPLLTDAQRRELGAALYIGWAAAALLLLGGGLLCCSCPPREARYNNSRMAYSASRSAGGPGLERKDYV; encoded by the coding sequence ATGTCTGCGGGCTTGGAGTTGATCGGCATCTCCCTGTGCATCCTGGGATGGATTATCGCCATCGTGGCGTGCGCCCTCCCCATGTGGCGGGTGACGGCCTTCATCGGCAGCAACATCGTGACGGCGCAGATCATCTGGGAAGGTCTGTGGATGACCTGCGTGGTCCAGAGCACGGGGCAGATGCAGTGCAAGGTCTACGATTCCATGCTGGCGCTCTCCCAGGACCTGCAGGCGGCCCGCGCCCTCACCGTCATCTCCATCTTGTTGGCCATCTTGGCCGTGCTCGTCGCCATCACCGGCGCCAAGTGCACCAACTGCATCGAAGACGAGGCCTCCAAGTCTAAGGTGATGATCATCTCCGGGGTCTTCTTCATCGTCTCGGGGTTCATGCAACTCATCCCCGTGTCCTGGTCCGCCAACACCATCATCAGGGACTTCTACAACCCCCTGCTGACCGACGCCCAGAGGCGGGAGCTGGGCGCCGCACTCTACATCGGCTGGGCGGCCGCCGCCCTCCTGCTTCTCGGCGGCGGGCTCCTCTGCTGCTCCTGCCCGCCACGCGAGGCCAGGTACAACAACTCCAGGATGGCGTACTCGGCCTCGCGATCCGCAGGCGGTCCGGGGCTGGAGAGGAAGGACTATGTGTGA